The Streptomyces griseiscabiei genomic sequence CTCGGCCGACGCCGTTCATGCCCTGCTCCTCTCCTTGGTCACTGCCGCGACCCTGCCGCCGTCGGCGGCCCTCGAATCCGCGGTCCCGACCGCCCCGACCGCCCCGACCGCCTCGGACGTCAGGCGCCGGATCTCCGCGTACGCACCACGCCCGACAAGCCCGGCGGTCGCCATCCAGCTGCCGCCCACGGCGACGACCGCGGGGTGGCTCAGATACCCGGCCGTCCGGGCGGGCCCGATACCGCCGGTCGGCAGGAACCGTGCCTGCGGGAACGGCGCGGCGAGCGCCCGGACCGTCGCGGTTCCGCCCAGGGTTTCGGCGGGGAACAGTTTGACGGTGTCCAGGCCGGCCGCGAGAGCGCGCATGAGTTCGGTCGCGGTCGCGATGCCCGGTACGACCGCCACCCCCAGCCGACGGCAGCGGGCGACGACGTCGGGGTCGAAGCCGGGTGAGACCACGAAACGGGCCCCGGCCTCCACCGCCCGCTCCGCCTGCTCGGGGGTGAGGACCGTCCCGGCGCCGACGGTCAGCCCTCCGTGCGCGGCCATCGCCTCGATCGCCCGCTCGGCGTCC encodes the following:
- a CDS encoding bifunctional 4-hydroxy-2-oxoglutarate aldolase/2-dehydro-3-deoxy-phosphogluconate aldolase, with translation MTGDIVSLLDGTRVMPVLTVPDVSTAAPLAEALAAGGASCVEVTLRTPDAERAIEAMAAHGGLTVGAGTVLTPEQAERAVEAGARFVVSPGFDPDVVARCRRLGVAVVPGIATATELMRALAAGLDTVKLFPAETLGGTATVRALAAPFPQARFLPTGGIGPARTAGYLSHPAVVAVGGSWMATAGLVGRGAYAEIRRLTSEAVGAVGAVGTADSRAADGGRVAAVTKERSRA